The DNA segment ACGCAGTGCGGAATTTTCCACAGCGGGATGGAAATCCGGGCGCTATACGCTACCTTTGCCGCCGATTTAAAAAGGGTTCTGTTTTAACAGAAACAGGCTCTAAACAGCAAACTTTTCAACCCTCCATACATGGCAGGTCAATTAAAAGAAGTTCGTAACAGGATCAAGTCGGTACAGAATACACAGCAGATCACAAAAGCCATGAAAATGGTGAGTGCTGCCAAATTGCGTAAAGCACAGGATGCCATCATCCAGATGCGCCCCTATGCCCGCAAACTGCAGGAAGTATTGAGCAATATCGTAAGCAGTGCAGATGGTGAAGTAGGGATCAGCCTGGCCGTGGAAAGACCCGTTGAAAAAGTATTGCTCATCGTTATTACCAGCGACCGTGGTTTATGTGGCGCCTACAATGCCAATATTATCAAGCTGGCCAAAAGCGCCATTGCTGAAAAATATACTGCACAGGCTGCCAAAGGCAATGTGCACATCTGGAACATCGGTAAAAAAGGCTTTGAGCACTTCCTCAAAAATAAATACAAGGCCGATGAAACCTTCAAAGATATCTTCCTGCACCTCACTTTCGAAAACGTACAGGCCTGTGCACAGGCAGCGGTAAAAGCATTTGAAAGCGGTCAGTTTGATGTGGTAGAACTGGTATACAGCGAATTTAAAAACGCTGCCACCCAGTACTTTACCCTGGAGCGTTTCCTGCCTATCCCCAAAGTACAGCAAAAGGAAGGCGCTAAAAAGAGTGACTTCATCTTTGAACCTTCCCAGCAGGAGCTCATTGCAGAACTGATGCCGAAGATCCTGAACACCCAACTGTTCAAGGCGGTATTGGATGCACATGCTTCCGAACATGGCGCCCGCATGACCGCCATGGATAAGGCTACGGAAAATGCCAATGAATTATTAAAGAACCTCAAGATATCTTACAACCGTGCCCGTCAGGCTGCGATCACTACCGAGCTCACAGAAATCGTGAGTGGTGCTGCTGCCCTGCAGGGTTAATCAAGTTTATTGTTTGTAGTTTGTCCGAAGGATTCCTTTGGAGTGGTTTTACCCGATTACAGCAACCATA comes from the Paraflavitalea devenefica genome and includes:
- the atpG gene encoding ATP synthase F1 subunit gamma; its protein translation is MAGQLKEVRNRIKSVQNTQQITKAMKMVSAAKLRKAQDAIIQMRPYARKLQEVLSNIVSSADGEVGISLAVERPVEKVLLIVITSDRGLCGAYNANIIKLAKSAIAEKYTAQAAKGNVHIWNIGKKGFEHFLKNKYKADETFKDIFLHLTFENVQACAQAAVKAFESGQFDVVELVYSEFKNAATQYFTLERFLPIPKVQQKEGAKKSDFIFEPSQQELIAELMPKILNTQLFKAVLDAHASEHGARMTAMDKATENANELLKNLKISYNRARQAAITTELTEIVSGAAALQG